In Elephas maximus indicus isolate mEleMax1 chromosome 4, mEleMax1 primary haplotype, whole genome shotgun sequence, a genomic segment contains:
- the LOC126075381 gene encoding olfactory receptor 8S1-like — protein MALRNHTTITEFFLTGLSTDPHIEALLFALFLVIYLLTMMGNLMMLLVIRADSHLHTPMYFFLSNLSFLDICFSSVTVPKLLEDLLSEKKTISVEGCMAQVFFVFITAGTEAFLLSMMAYDRYAAICHPLLYGQVMSNQLCVRLVLTSWGLASLNSVVIVLLAINLDFCEAQTIHHYICELPSLFPLSCSDTSININILICSIFLHGFGTFLPIFISYARIISTVLSISSTTGRNKAFSTCSSHLIAVILSFGSGLVRYLMPTSGSSLDLLASLQYSVVTPMLNPLIYSLKNKDVKAALKRMLEKYV, from the coding sequence ATGGCCTTGAGGAACCACACCACCATCACTGAGTTTTTTCTCACTGGGCTGTCTACTGATCCCCACATCGAGGCTCTGCTATTCGCGCTTTTCCTGGTGATTTACCTTCTGACCATGATGGGGAACCTGATGATGTTGCTGGTGATCAGGGCAGATTCCCacctccacacacccatgtacttcttcctgagTAATCTGTCATTCCTGGACATCTGTTTCTCTTCTGTTACTGTGCCCAAGCTGCTGGAGGACCTCCTGTCTGAGAAGAAAACCATCTCAGTAGAGGGTTGCATGGCTCAGGTCTTCTTTGTGTTTATCACTGCAGGTACTGAAGCCTTCCTGCTCTCgatgatggcctatgaccgctatgcagCCATCTGCCACCCACTGCTCTATGGCCAGGTGATGAGCAACCAGCTCTGTGTGAGGCTGGTGTTGACCTCATGGGGCCTGGCCTCTCTCAACTCAGTTGTCATTGTGCTCTTGGCTATTAACCTGGACTTCTGTGAAGCCCAAACTATACACCACTACATCTGTGAGCTGCCTTCTCTCTTCCCCCTGTCTTGCTCTGATACCTCCATCAATATCAATATCCTGATCTGCTCTATTTTCCTGCATGGGTTTGGAACCTTCCTTCCAATCTTCATCTCCTATGCCCGTATTATCTCCACCGTCCTGAGCATCAGCTCCACCACAGGCAGaaacaaggccttctccacctgttcCTCCCACCTCATTGCAGTGATCCTGTCCTTCGGTTCAGGTTTGGTTCGCTATCTCATGCCCACCTCTGGTTCCTCCCTTGATTTGCTTGCCTCCTTACAGTACAGTGTGGTCACTCCCATGTTGAATCCACTGATCTACAGCCTAAAGAACAAGGACGTGAAGGCAGCTTTGAAAAGAATGCTAGAGAAATATGTGTAA